The genomic segment GAAACGGAGAATCCCGACGATGGAAGCGCTCAGGGCGGAAACGAGTACCTGGAACCAGCAACGAAATCAAGCCCAGAAGAGCGTGGATTGGCAATTCACCACCAGCGATGCCCGGGTGAGACTCAAACGACTCTACCCGATGATCTTAGAAAATTAGAGGACAAGAAGCACTAGTCCTGAAAGCCTCGATTCGTCTGAAGAACCGTTCAACCGCCCCTCATTTCTGATAGAGGTCCTATTCGAACCAGAGTGATCGGTCGCGCTTCGGCTGGTGCCGGCGCCGAGGGTTAATGGGAATGTTGCTCTCGATGCCTCGTCCTCGGTACCTGACTTCCCATGAATTAGGCACGCAATACCTCCTCTGCACTCTTTGTTCCGCCGTTGCTCGATGCAAACCGGAAGATCTATATCCTGGTATGTGCTTATACTGTAAGCAGATGAAGCCCATCGTCCGGATCAAGCAGATTAACGGGAAGGAGTACTGGTACGAGGACACTCCCTACTACGATCCGGAGAAGAAGCAGATCCGCCAGAAGTCCCGCTACCTGGGGAAGAATATCAACGGGTCACCTGTGAAGGTGAGGAGCGAACCGGTGCCGGGTATCGCCTCTGTCCCCAAGGCGGCTTACACCCACGGGAATCTCCTCCCCCTGCACCAGATCGTGCAGGAGCTGCGGATGGATGAATACCTGGGAGATCTGGCCACGGAAGAGGAGAAAGAGACTATCCTCGCCCTGGCCATCCACCGCATCCTCCGCCCCTCTGCGATGCACCTGGTCGCGGCCTGGTACGAGGAGAACTCGCTCTCCCTCGATCATCCGGATCTGCCTCTAAGCAGCCAGCAGATCAGCGACCTCCTCTCCACCCTTGGGGAGAGCGGCGTGCCGGAAGAGTTCATGCACCGGCTGATGCGGGACCTGGGCACCGACTCCACCTTGATCTACGACATCACCAGCCTCTCTTCCTCTTCTCAGCTCCTCCCTCTCCTCGAGTACGGCTACAACCGGGACGGTCTGGACCTGCCCCAGGTCAACTTCTCCCTCATTCTGGACACGGAGCGTTCGATTCCCGTGCTGTACGACCTCTACCCGGGGAGCATCGTGGACGTGGTCACCCTGAAGAACACCATCGCCCGCATCCAGGCGCTCGGTGCCACCCAGTACACCCTGGTCCTGGACCGGGGCTTCTACAGCCAGGGGAACCTGGAGGAGCTGCTGGAGGAGGATCTCTCCTTCGTCATCCCGGCGTCTCTGGCCTCGAAGCCGGTGAAGGAACTGCTGACCGATGCGCAGCGGGACTTGGAGAGCGTGCAATACCTGCGGATGTACCAGAAGGAACCGATCTTCGTGAAACCGGTGGTGCTGCGGCTAAGAGAGCGGGAGATCCGCGGGTTCTGCTACTACGACCTGCGGCGAGAGCAGAACGAACGGAACCTCTTCTACCTCCGCCTCCACGACCTGAAGCAGAAACTCGAATCCCTGCGCATTCCCCGCTGGCGGAGGGCGGAGGAGGTGTTCCGGGAGTGGGCCGGGGGCATGGCGAACTACTTCTCCTGGCGGCAGCAGGAGGACCGCTTCGTCGTGGAATACCGCCAGAACGCCATCGCCCAGCGGGTGAACCGCATGGGAAAGCAGATCATCCTCTCTCATGGTCCCTTGGATTGGGAGGAGTGCCTCACGGTGTACCGAGAGCGGGATGGCGTGGAGAAGGCCTTCCGCACCCTGAAGAACGATCTGCAGGTACTGCCGCTCCAGGTGCGGAAGGAGTCCACCCTGAAGGGATTCCTGTTCGTGACCTTCCTCTCCCTGATCCTGCGGATGCGGCTGCTCAAACGGATGCAGGAGACCGGGCTGTTAGAGGAGTACACCCTGGAGGGGATGCTGCTGGAACTGGCTAAAATCAAGAAGGTCCGGCTGGCCAACGGGGAGATCCTCACCACAGAGGTGTCGAAAAAGCAACGGGGGATCCTCGAGGTGCTCGGACTATGTGCCTAAAAATCCGGAAGTCAGGTTGGAAGTCATAAGCCGTGTCCGTAGAAATGACTGCCGGTTTCACATTGGTTCCAAGATTTCGTAGGCGGCAACCGTTGGCGCAAAGAGGCGAGAATCATGGATATTTGCCCGGGCAACTGTGCAAACAAGCGGGATCCCCTTTGAATCGACCAGAGCACTGAGTTTGGTCCCGGTTACTTTTTATACCATCATACCTAGTATCTCCCATTTTTCGCAGCGATATCCTTGGTATCCTGAACTACCGATAATTATTAGCGCATATTATCCAAATGCCTGCAATTTTTCCCACAACCTCATAATAAGAATCAAAATGGAAAGATCTGTATTTGCCGATGCGTCTAAAGTATCTTGGCACAGCATGAAACCCGCTCGGAGGATCAAGAAGCTGACTGGAATCAAGTACTGGTTCGAGGAGCCCCCATACTGCGATCTATTCGGCCTATGCGCCTAAATAAGGCTGGAAGTCAATTGGCATCGGTGATGCAGTGAGCGAGGTCGAGCTTTTGGAGATCGCAGCCGGACTGAAGATGGTCAAGATCGCCTGGTACACTCCCCTCTCATAGAGTTCGAGATGGTATCGATGTACGGTCGATTTAGTGCCGTATTGGGCGGGTACATCGCTCCAAGTGCATCCGGTCGTCAGGACATATAAGATGCCGTTCAGGAGTCGGCGGGGGTCGCACCGGGGCCGGCCGATGTGCGGTTTCTGCAGCGGCAGATGCTTCCGAAGAATTTCCCAGAGCTCGTCGTCGATTTCCCGGAATACCATGACCCCGCCTCGGGATTCTCAAGGATCTTATAATTTAACATGAAAATAGATGAGTTCGTCTCTCATCGGTTTTTTTCCATCGAACCTGCGACCGTCAGGTCGCATTGGCGTTTTGGGATGTCCTCAAGATCTGATTTTACCATCCTATATGCGTGTCGTATTGAATGCTGCATGAAGGAGAGATCAGGAATTTCGATAATTACATCTATAGACAGAAAAATAGGGTCGTCTCTCGTGCGAAGCTTTCCCTGAGGCTGATACTTCTATGTATTCTTATCAACATGGACTTTCAGCCTCGAGTCGTTCTTGAAAGTCTGACTCTTTACTCTCAATACAACTCTTAACATTTATATTGAGATAATATCTCGTAAATTTACCATCTTTTTCAGTTCGGACTATCTCGTCTTTTCTAAGACGTGTCATATACCACGAGATCGACGGTGCCGAAATATGGAGTTCCGTTGAGATATCCTTGCGTGTTGCGCCGGGGTGCCGATTAAGGATTTCAATGATCTCTTTTTCTTTAAAGTGGCGCAGATGATTAGTAATTTTAATCTCTTCCTGCGTGATAGACCACGTGTTTCTATAAAATCGCACGAATCCCCTATCCTTTACGGCAATTATTTTTCCCACCAGCTGGAGGAGTGTGAGGTGATAGAGAGTCGTTCCGCTGTTGAGCTCGGTCTCGCGCGATATCGCCCTCGAATGGATCCCGGGCTGAGCGACAATGCACTCATAGATTTTTTTACGTTTTTCGTTCGATAATATATCCTTTTTACGCACTCTTTTACAGCCAAGGGAAATCCAGAGGATGATCGATGCTATGATCTCTATGGGTAGTAATAGAATTGGTGAGATAGGTAGAAAGATGTCCAGAAGCATTACACGGAGAGGTAAATCGAAGAAAGAGATCGGAATTGTAGTATCTATCTCACTTGGCGGGTATCCCTCTGGTGCAAGTCTCCGATCGCTTGAAATATCTAATAAATAACTCGCAGAGTAAAGAGCAGCCAACAACAGCACAATTAATACAATTTTCCGCTTCATATTGTCCACGCTTTTTCATGGACACCTAGGTTTAATGTCCGAAGACTGATGAAGTACTTTCAATATTATCTTGAATGTAGTTGATTGTGCCCAAAGGAAAACATTCCATTTACATAAAGATATTAATTATTGTTTTTAATATTAATCGATCCGATAACTGCCACATTATTCTTAATAAATATCCTTGAATTGGCCAAGATTTCAATTGAATAAAAATACATCTCCCTTGTAAAAAAGTAAAAATCATTTTATGAAGAACATGCTTGAACTACTACAACTGTAAAACCGAATAAAAAAGGGATGAGAGTTATAATCACCGAACTCGTACAGAGAATGCAAGGAGAATCGTGGTCAAGGCTCAACGCCCGCGATGCCGGTCGAAAAAGTGTATTTGCTGGGGACTGAAAAAAAGGCGGTGCTAGTAGTGATGGGATGACTTCACGCCCCACCACCTGCCGCTGTTCCTGACCCCGGATTCGTAGAAATGGATTATTATCTGGTTCCCGCTCGAACATAGCAACTCGAACATCGCTCTTCAGACCGGTATCGAATAATGGGGAGGTTGCAAGCCCTGACCATTATTCGATGTTTTCTAACCAAGGATGTCCACACTATTCTTACTGGCACCATCGAGATGGATGATGAAACTTGTCTAGGAAATCGTTGGAGGAATAAGAGGGAGATGGTTTGGATTCGGAGATTAAATGAGGGAGAATTACGAAGAAGCAACCGGTCTTCGGGATACTCTGTCGAAACGGTTCTGTCTTGGAGAAGGTTATCGGGAATATTGAAGAGGATACGCCTTAGTCACTAATATTATAGAGAGTGCCACTCAGTTCCATTGTCTGTTTTGATACGTGGAAAGGCTGTACAAAGATGATATCTATGCAATTTGTCCTTTTTCTCATGGTGTGGGGAAGACCCTACACCGACGGATAAGGGTATCATATGGCCTGGAAATAGTTTGGGATCATTTGAAACGGAAATTGATCTTCAAAGGGTAAACTCCGACTATAGAAGACACCGAGATATGCAGGGAATCCATTGAGGGACAAAATCACCATAAAGCCAGTGATACTTTTATAGGATTTTTTTAAATGTAATGTCTATATTCTGAAAAAGTTGTTAGTATGCATTAAAATAGTATACTTCCGTCCCATACACGCGTTCTCCATAGACTTTGAACTGCCAGGTGCCGGGATAAATACCGGGGTTTGATACTGTAAGTTGAATTCGAGA from the Methanomicrobiales archaeon genome contains:
- a CDS encoding IS1634 family transposase — encoded protein: MKPIVRIKQINGKEYWYEDTPYYDPEKKQIRQKSRYLGKNINGSPVKVRSEPVPGIASVPKAAYTHGNLLPLHQIVQELRMDEYLGDLATEEEKETILALAIHRILRPSAMHLVAAWYEENSLSLDHPDLPLSSQQISDLLSTLGESGVPEEFMHRLMRDLGTDSTLIYDITSLSSSSQLLPLLEYGYNRDGLDLPQVNFSLILDTERSIPVLYDLYPGSIVDVVTLKNTIARIQALGATQYTLVLDRGFYSQGNLEELLEEDLSFVIPASLASKPVKELLTDAQRDLESVQYLRMYQKEPIFVKPVVLRLREREIRGFCYYDLRREQNERNLFYLRLHDLKQKLESLRIPRWRRAEEVFREWAGGMANYFSWRQQEDRFVVEYRQNAIAQRVNRMGKQIILSHGPLDWEECLTVYRERDGVEKAFRTLKNDLQVLPLQVRKESTLKGFLFVTFLSLILRMRLLKRMQETGLLEEYTLEGMLLELAKIKKVRLANGEILTTEVSKKQRGILEVLGLCA
- a CDS encoding winged helix-turn-helix transcriptional regulator, whose protein sequence is MKRKIVLIVLLLAALYSASYLLDISSDRRLAPEGYPPSEIDTTIPISFFDLPLRVMLLDIFLPISPILLLPIEIIASIILWISLGCKRVRKKDILSNEKRKKIYECIVAQPGIHSRAISRETELNSGTTLYHLTLLQLVGKIIAVKDRGFVRFYRNTWSITQEEIKITNHLRHFKEKEIIEILNRHPGATRKDISTELHISAPSISWYMTRLRKDEIVRTEKDGKFTRYYLNINVKSCIESKESDFQERLEAESPC